In Vidua chalybeata isolate OUT-0048 chromosome 4, bVidCha1 merged haplotype, whole genome shotgun sequence, the genomic window AATTTAGCCCATTTTCCCAGGCTCATCTCCCTGCACTCCCTCTGCTTGCGAAGGAATAAAGTTACCATCGTAGTAAACACTTTGGACTGGATATGGCAACTCGAAAAGATGGATCTCTCCGGCAACGAAATCGAATACATCGAACCTCACGTTTTCGAAAGTGTACCTCATCTCAAATCCCTGCAGCTGGACTCCAACCGGCTGACCTACATCGACTCCCGAGTCCTCGACTCCTGGAAGTCCCTCACGAGCATCAGCCTCTCCGCCAACGCCTGGGATTGCAGCCGGAACGTCTGCGCCCTGGCCTCCTGGCTGAGCAACTTCCAGGGTCGCTACGACAGCAAcctgctctgtgccaccccCGAGTACGCCCAGGGAGAGGATGTTTTGGACGCCGTGTACGCCTTCCACTTGTGCGAGGACGCCGACCCCACGAGCGTCAACACCTTCTCCCCGGTGACCAACAACAGCGAGCAGACGCTGGGCTATGGCTCGGCCACCGCCACCTACGACGCGCCCGACGGCGACGAGGACCGGACCACGTACGCCGTCACCATCACCATGCCCGGCGAGAACTCCGAGAACGCCGTGCAGATTCACAAGGTGGTGACGGGCACCATGGCactgattttttccttcctcatcgTGGTTTTGGTGTTGTACGTCTCCTGGAAGTGCTTCCCAGCCGGCTTAAGGCAACTAAGACAGTGCTTTGTCACACAGCGCaggaagcagaagcaaaaaCAGACCATGCACCAAATGGCTGCCATGTCAGCCCAGGAGTATTACGTTGATTACAAACCCAACCACATTGAGGGAGCCCTGGTGATCATTAATGAGTACGGATCTTGCTCCTGTCACCAGCAGCCAGCGAGGGAATGCGAGGTGTGATTTTCCTTTGGGATTTAAACAGTGTGCAACCAAATAACAGCGTGCAGGCAGACAGTggcacggggtggggggggggggttgctgggctttgctggtgATTTCTGACGTGCACCCCTGCCCAAATTGTTTAAGAGGGGCTGTCCGAGAGACTTGATATTTTAGCTTTATCGTGTCTTAAAAACCTTCAGGACAGCCAATCTTAAGGTTTCATATGCTAATAATCCCTTTGAAGATCTGTCAATATTCAGGAATCTGAGAGTGTAAAAAAGGTACCAATTATTGATCTTTTGTAAACTAAGgaaactgtttaaaataaaaaaaatagcatttacaGTTTTTACAGACTGGTGTATATTACATGAAAGGTTCCCTGTATACAAAATGCAACAGTTTAACCTCTCTCTTCATGCTGAGTGTTGAAAAGAAAAGTGGAGGAGCAAAGAAGCCACGTAAAATAGAAAGTTTAAAATGACCCAGGTGGCTTCCCATTGTAATTAGCACACATTCACGTACATCATGTTGCTGAAGATATGAAGCATGACGCTGGAATTCTATTTTTGTTAATGTGCTACCTGTAACTGGACGTCAGTACAAGGAGtcagagcagctcagaaagGCTGAAGTTTTGACTGTGTCATTAGGACAGGATTTCTGAGGATTTTTAAGTACAGCTCACTTGTTAGTTGCTGTAAGAGCCATAAAAAATGCATTATGACCCCTAAAAGTATTTTGTATCAAAAGTGATGATATTGTGAAGACTCACTAACAAAAATCAACCTACAAAACCCAAACAGGTGAAACACTGCCAAAATGTGCTTAtcagaattttctttaatataaaaaaaactccaaaaaagtTCTAAATTTAAGGGTTTTTACTTGCATTTACCACTTTTATGCTTGTTTTGAGCTATACCAAGAGCAAAGACCCCCTCACTTTGTGCCCTGTGGTGCCATGGTGAATGGAGAAGAGCAAAAGCAATTATTTGGGTGTCATTGGTGAAGCTCAAGAGCAAAACCACTGTCAGGGTAGGACAGAGAGTTTTCAGAGCACCCTTCTGGTGCTGTAGTAAAGTGCTggcaaagcccagctcctgtccctcccttcCAGCACCAGCCTTCACTAACAAAACAACCCTCAAAcccctgcagaggctggaggcAAATGTACCCTCCTTACCAAGGACTGAAAAATGGCTTTGATGGATATAAGCAGTGATTTCATGATGTAGAATCCCACAGCTGTTTTATCTGACTGCCCTTAAATAAAGGCTTCCTTTCCttgtattttggatttttcaTTCCAGAATGTGAACAAGCAACCGATTGatcttttcagcagctcctctcacACTAATTGACGATGAGGGAGTTTTATAACATCAGGCAGAGCATCTTGAAATTTTCTTCCTACAGCATTACATGCGAATAAAATGTTATGGATAATGAACTGGGTgacatttctgtgctttgtaCATGTTTCTCTATCCTCAGGTTACCACCAAGAGAGGAGCAATTCCAAAATGTaacacaggtttttttcctttttcattgcATTAAAGTGCTACCTACTCTTACAAGGGTACAGCAGGCttataaagcagaaaaacaggcacagaagaaataatttgttttcttgaatAGCAGGTTTTAgccattaattttaaatgtaaagagtgaattttgtatttcttttctgactaaaactatttttaaagagtCAGAACTTATTTTCCTCTATTTGGTACATCTCATACAGTTTattataaaacatgaaaaatagtCTCGTAATCAAAATTTTTACTCAGTGAGACTGCAATGTCATCTGTGAAAGCAATGAGATTATGTACTGGGAGAGGacagtttcacagaaaatttaatgaaaatcaactgctttttttttcctaaagccaCTGCAAATTCACCCACAGCTCTCAAACAAGCAAGCACTGTTAAACCcagccttttctctctttaaacaaatgcacatttctctctctgtgcctcaAGCCCACAAGGGCCTGATCCATCCTGGAACTCCCAAGTGACCTGAGGGGTTGAGTGTGCACGTACAAACCTAacaggaggggcagagggagggtACAGAGCCCTTCCTCTCTTTGGGTTCCTGACCAAGTTTGAAGCAAAAGTATTTTATGCCATGCTAACTGAGGGCCtggctgtatttattttccccattaaacCCTTCTCTGAAATCAATAGGGAATTTAACTGTGAAAACTTGGCTCTCTAACTTTGGGCTATGTGTTCCCCAAGCCCCCAGGCAGCACTTGGTTATAGCACCTTGCCAGGAAGCTTCCAAAATCAACCAAGGTTGTTAAAATACTGTCTGCATATggtaaaacaaaatatgaacTGGCTTTATTTTGATAATGACCCCCTGTTGCTAACAGGAAATGTGTTGGTGCAGTCATGGTTTTGCCCCTGTGAACCCGAGACAAGCTTGATACCAACAAACAATGATCCCGTGGTTGTATTTCCgtgtatttttagcatttttgtgGGTTGTATTTGAAACACTCGAGTGACTGCACCCCTCTGGAGTCATCCCTGCTGTTTATTGGTGTTAGCAACCTCCAGCTACATTTGCAAAGACGTGAGCAGTTCTGCCTTTGGAATTTATTCACCTCTGTGCTCCATGCATCTCACATTGACAGCCCAAGGAAACGGAACagagcatttttctttgaaggtGCAGTGATTTCTTGAGTGGGAGCTGATTTGGGGTTTGCCTGTTGCCATTTCTCCTGGAGAGAGGTGATGCCCACCAATGGTTTGCCACCCTGAGCaggatgatggatggatcccTCCATGGAGAGCACAGCACTCATTAAGGGATGTATTTCAAAATCCTCCTGCAGAAATCTTTTCTAAGGGTAATCCCTTCTAGAGACAACCTCCTGGTGATCCCCAGAGGATTTCTGGAGATCCTGACACCCTCTGAATATTTACTGGAGAAAAGAGGGTGTCACTGCTGTTATGTGGCATGAAGGCACCCCAAAGGGTGCCCACATCCAGGCTGAAAATTTACATGAAATATGTGTGggtaataaagaaataaaagagccTGTACGTCATTTCAATCCAGCTATTGCAAATCCAGTTATTCATCCTGCTCCAGGCTACTTGCATTGGTGTATATGAGAGTTATTATATTTGTACTGCATTTAGAGCAACTGCAGGGACAGATTTTCCTCAATTCTTCCTTCCAAATTTCATGTTCAACAACTACCCAGAGATAAGTTATTCCCTCTCTTTTGATGCCCTTATTCTGGCCTATTAAATGGCTCcaaaatcaaaagaaagaataaaaggaaaaaaatatgcttttggGGTGAGCTGTGAACAGTGTTTTGTCCATGAAATGCTTGGGGAATATCAGaggaagggaaatattttaaatattccctttttGATGTTCCACTTAATAGGACTAATCTCCCTTTTATAATTAGGTAAttaacattgttttttttttaaatttaactgCCTTTTTGCACACAAGACAGGGTGAAAGGCAAGCAAAAGCACTACCTTTCCTGAAGCTGGTTAGCAGTACCAGTGTTACAGATCTCTAATATGCATTCTCTTGCTGCTAACATCAATACCCACTCACAGAGCACCCAGTGCTGAAGGAACTGTTGCTGTGTATGCT contains:
- the LRRTM1 gene encoding leucine-rich repeat transmembrane neuronal protein 1, which encodes MDFLLIGLCLNWLLRKPPGLILCTLGIFSKMLPAVNSGCPQLCRCEGRLLYCESLNLTEMPRNLSGMMGLSLRYNSLSELHDGQFTGLMQLTWLYLDHNHICSVEGNAFQKLRRVKELTLSSNKITQLPNTTFRPMPNLRSVDLSYNNLQSLEPDLFHGLRKLTTLHMRSNAIKFVPVRIFQDCRSLKFLDIGYNQLKSLARNSFAGLFKLTELHLEHNDLVKVNLAHFPRLISLHSLCLRRNKVTIVVNTLDWIWQLEKMDLSGNEIEYIEPHVFESVPHLKSLQLDSNRLTYIDSRVLDSWKSLTSISLSANAWDCSRNVCALASWLSNFQGRYDSNLLCATPEYAQGEDVLDAVYAFHLCEDADPTSVNTFSPVTNNSEQTLGYGSATATYDAPDGDEDRTTYAVTITMPGENSENAVQIHKVVTGTMALIFSFLIVVLVLYVSWKCFPAGLRQLRQCFVTQRRKQKQKQTMHQMAAMSAQEYYVDYKPNHIEGALVIINEYGSCSCHQQPARECEV